A window of the Rhizobium viscosum genome harbors these coding sequences:
- a CDS encoding sodium:solute symporter family protein, translated as MNSALWLICAVVVAILILTVWGRNHRRVTLEQWALGGRRFGAVLVFLLMAGEIYTTFTFLGASGFAYGKGGTVFYILTYTCLAFVTSYWLLPPIWRFANEMRLVTQPDFFEQKYDSPGLGFLVTLVGLVALIPYLILQLKGLGIIAETLSGGEISKSRAVILGAAVMALYVIASGMRGSAWAAAVKDVTIWIICAFLGLYLPYHYYGGIGAMFEQIEMARPGFLALPNTGETIVWYCSTVALSALGLYMWPHTFSSVYTSRSEGAFRRNAVLMPLYSLVMLFAMLVGFAAVLKIPGLQGDEIDLALLKLSIATFDPWFVGVIGAAGVLTALVPGSTIVIVGSTLISTNILRKLAPSIPDRLVTGFTKCSVLLMTAIAVFFTLMGGESIVAILIMGYSIVTQLFPALFASLLPKNPFTKEGAAAGIIVGVGTVGVVVTTGLTIASFFPNAPATVKQINTGFIALSLNVLVALLVSVATAQRQTSSARFNP; from the coding sequence CTCGAGCAGTGGGCGCTGGGCGGGCGGCGATTTGGAGCCGTCCTGGTCTTCCTGCTGATGGCGGGGGAAATCTACACCACCTTTACATTTCTGGGCGCAAGCGGATTTGCTTATGGCAAGGGCGGCACGGTATTTTACATCCTGACTTACACCTGTCTGGCTTTTGTCACATCCTACTGGCTGCTTCCGCCTATTTGGCGTTTTGCCAACGAGATGCGACTGGTCACGCAACCGGATTTCTTCGAGCAGAAATACGATAGCCCCGGTCTCGGTTTTCTGGTGACGCTCGTCGGTCTCGTGGCCCTCATTCCCTATCTCATCCTTCAACTCAAGGGCCTTGGTATTATCGCCGAAACCTTGTCAGGAGGCGAGATTTCGAAGTCCAGGGCAGTGATTTTGGGCGCGGCGGTGATGGCACTATACGTCATCGCTTCAGGCATGCGCGGCTCTGCATGGGCCGCTGCGGTCAAGGACGTCACGATCTGGATCATTTGTGCGTTTCTCGGACTCTATCTTCCCTACCACTATTATGGGGGGATTGGAGCGATGTTCGAACAGATCGAGATGGCAAGGCCAGGCTTCTTGGCGCTTCCGAATACCGGCGAGACGATCGTTTGGTATTGCAGCACCGTCGCGCTTTCGGCCCTCGGCCTCTATATGTGGCCGCACACTTTTTCCTCCGTCTACACGTCCAGATCAGAGGGTGCATTTCGGCGGAACGCTGTGCTCATGCCGCTTTATTCGCTGGTTATGCTGTTTGCAATGCTCGTCGGTTTTGCGGCCGTCCTCAAGATCCCCGGATTGCAGGGCGACGAAATCGACTTGGCGCTATTGAAGCTGTCCATTGCCACATTTGATCCCTGGTTCGTCGGCGTGATCGGGGCCGCAGGCGTGCTTACGGCACTTGTGCCAGGGTCGACCATCGTCATCGTCGGATCCACTCTGATCTCGACGAATATTCTGAGAAAGCTGGCCCCCTCGATTCCTGACAGGCTGGTCACCGGTTTTACGAAGTGCTCGGTTCTGCTCATGACAGCCATTGCCGTATTTTTCACCTTGATGGGTGGAGAAAGCATAGTTGCCATCCTGATAATGGGCTACAGCATCGTGACCCAGCTTTTCCCGGCTCTTTTTGCGAGCCTCTTGCCGAAAAATCCCTTCACGAAGGAGGGCGCGGCCGCGGGGATAATCGTGGGCGTCGGCACTGTCGGCGTCGTCGTGACAACCGGCTTGACGATCGCCAGCTTCTTTCCAAATGCTCCAGCGACGGTAAAGCAGATCAATACCGGTTTCATCGCACTGAGTCTGAATGTGCTCGTCGCACTTCTGGTCAGCGTTGCAACTGCCCAACGACAAACATCTTCGGCGCGCTTCAATCCATAG
- a CDS encoding cytochrome P460 family protein codes for MKPALPGIFVTSALAFGAVASFCAATQPAPENASPIYGVTIPEGYRDWKFIAPAQEAPPLDELRSVLGNDIAVDAYKKGTLPFPDGSILVKLAYKRSQSTEFAPATVPGAATTVQVMVKDSKKYPDSHGWGFGRFVNGKPVDIAQHETCLSCHVSNVEDHDYVFTRYAP; via the coding sequence TTGAAGCCCGCACTCCCTGGCATATTTGTCACTTCCGCACTTGCGTTTGGCGCCGTCGCTTCCTTTTGCGCGGCAACGCAGCCAGCTCCTGAAAATGCTTCTCCGATCTACGGGGTTACCATTCCGGAAGGCTACAGAGACTGGAAGTTCATCGCACCGGCTCAGGAGGCGCCTCCGCTTGACGAACTGCGCTCGGTGCTTGGCAACGACATCGCGGTTGACGCCTATAAGAAGGGCACGCTGCCATTTCCGGATGGTTCGATCCTGGTTAAGCTCGCCTACAAGCGCAGCCAGTCGACGGAGTTCGCGCCTGCGACCGTTCCCGGCGCCGCGACGACCGTGCAGGTCATGGTAAAGGATTCGAAGAAATACCCCGACAGCCATGGCTGGGGTTTCGGAAGGTTCGTAAACGGCAAGCCGGTCGATATTGCGCAGCACGAAACCTGTCTTTCCTGCCATGTCAGCAATGTCGAGGACCACGACTACGTCTTCACACGATATGCGCCTTGA
- a CDS encoding ketopantoate reductase family protein, whose protein sequence is MPGFFDTAGLGLPICIAGAGAIGITVAARLSIAGFHVRLVARGGSLAAINKKGIRLLDSEGDHSARVEVGQATDFGPQRILFLCSKSHDLAELAAALQPLISAETILVPVVNGIPWWYFDGDGGDWVGQVVKSVDPDGKLKRLVPSRQIIGTTTMITAERPCPGTARTANPLQMTIGELDDRSSERIKVLASMLSAAGISVRIAPRIRDAVWTKVVRNLISNPVTAITGATLRENFGNHYLADISRQMLREVIPVIDAYGAKLEVDPDLILESGRKLGDVKTSMLQDFEKGNQLELASICDAVIELANQRGIRMPVTEAITGLAHFRDAAERSHAA, encoded by the coding sequence ATGCCCGGATTTTTCGACACGGCCGGTTTAGGCCTACCGATATGTATAGCCGGTGCCGGCGCGATAGGGATTACGGTTGCAGCGCGCCTATCGATCGCCGGCTTTCATGTCCGGCTGGTCGCTCGGGGTGGCAGCCTGGCTGCGATCAACAAGAAGGGAATCCGCTTACTGGACAGCGAAGGCGACCATAGCGCGCGCGTCGAGGTCGGCCAGGCGACGGACTTTGGACCCCAGCGGATTTTATTTCTCTGCTCCAAGTCTCATGATCTGGCTGAGCTGGCCGCCGCTCTGCAGCCGCTCATCTCCGCCGAGACCATCCTTGTTCCAGTCGTCAACGGCATACCCTGGTGGTATTTCGACGGCGATGGAGGTGATTGGGTCGGTCAAGTCGTGAAATCGGTCGACCCCGATGGGAAACTGAAGAGATTGGTACCCTCGCGACAGATAATCGGCACGACCACGATGATCACTGCCGAGCGCCCGTGCCCGGGGACAGCACGAACCGCAAACCCCTTGCAGATGACGATCGGGGAACTTGATGACCGATCGTCTGAGCGCATCAAAGTCCTGGCAAGCATGCTGAGCGCCGCCGGGATCAGCGTCAGGATCGCGCCGCGTATTCGAGACGCAGTTTGGACCAAGGTCGTTCGCAATCTCATTTCCAATCCGGTAACCGCCATAACGGGAGCCACATTGCGCGAGAACTTCGGTAATCACTACCTTGCAGACATCAGCCGACAGATGTTGCGGGAAGTCATTCCCGTGATCGATGCCTACGGCGCCAAGCTTGAAGTCGATCCGGATCTCATCCTCGAATCCGGACGAAAGCTTGGAGATGTGAAGACCTCGATGCTGCAGGACTTCGAAAAAGGAAATCAGCTGGAACTTGCATCGATTTGCGATGCCGTCATCGAACTCGCCAACCAGCGCGGGATCCGAATGCCGGTTACAGAGGCAATCACCGGCCTCGCACATTTCAGAGATGCCGCTGAACGGTCACATGCCGCCTAG
- a CDS encoding NAD(P)-dependent oxidoreductase: MRIVFSGHTFPDMPDYLKRSLAGEHEILLWDGELANMPSNIDILIPRAQRIGATEMDRGNVKFIQQFGVGLDGVDLAAARCRGIPVANVPGTGGNADSVAEHAILLLLMLLRQCNKVRENIRDGILGAPVGTALAGRSVCLYGLGAVAKSLAKRLKAFDVRLLGLTRAPSAEKASEYHLDRCYSAENAEACLSQSDILIVCVKHTSETTGLVQEQHLRWLRPGAVLINIARAGLIDRKGLEACIADGQLGGVGLDVFWTEPADALDPLLAHPNVIMTPHVAGITDRSLADIARAVAENIERFAVMRPLLNTVEQGF, translated from the coding sequence ATGCGTATCGTGTTTTCCGGACATACGTTTCCGGACATGCCCGATTATCTAAAACGATCGCTTGCTGGCGAACACGAGATACTTCTGTGGGATGGCGAACTCGCAAACATGCCTTCGAACATCGACATCCTGATCCCGCGCGCTCAACGGATCGGAGCGACCGAAATGGACCGCGGCAATGTGAAGTTCATACAACAATTCGGTGTTGGCCTTGATGGCGTTGACCTCGCCGCCGCGCGTTGCAGAGGAATCCCTGTCGCGAACGTTCCGGGAACCGGGGGGAACGCGGATTCCGTAGCCGAGCACGCAATTCTTCTGCTGCTGATGCTCTTGCGCCAATGCAATAAAGTTCGAGAAAACATCCGAGACGGAATTCTTGGAGCCCCCGTCGGGACCGCGCTGGCAGGTCGTAGCGTCTGCTTATACGGTCTTGGCGCTGTTGCGAAATCGCTTGCGAAACGTCTCAAGGCGTTTGACGTTCGATTGCTCGGCCTGACGAGAGCGCCCAGCGCGGAAAAAGCATCCGAATATCACCTCGATCGGTGCTACTCAGCTGAAAATGCAGAAGCTTGCCTTTCACAGTCGGATATCCTGATCGTTTGCGTAAAACATACATCCGAAACGACAGGGCTTGTTCAGGAGCAGCATTTGCGATGGCTGCGTCCCGGTGCCGTCCTCATCAATATTGCGCGCGCCGGGCTTATCGACAGGAAGGGGCTTGAGGCCTGTATCGCAGACGGCCAACTGGGAGGAGTGGGCCTGGATGTATTCTGGACCGAACCCGCCGACGCGCTCGACCCTCTTCTTGCGCATCCAAATGTCATTATGACACCCCATGTTGCCGGCATTACCGACAGGTCCCTGGCCGACATCGCACGAGCGGTTGCCGAAAACATCGAACGTTTTGCAGTGATGCGGCCCTTACTGAACACAGTGGAGCAAGGGTTTTGA
- a CDS encoding alpha/beta fold hydrolase translates to MSKLSKTEVVTSHGVIAVEKNSARGPNVLFLHGNSTCRAVFQKQFMDDILGSYHLIALDLPGHGESGDAVDPERTYSRPGLADACLEVMAAMAVRSAVIVGWSLGGHIAIEMLSRSTGIDGIMVTGTPPVGDNIADGFRRRPLGGLAGEAELTSEEAVEFAHAIMGPHLEPFIPRTIRRTDKHFRPLLVSGAMKGHGANQRDVLSATSVPTAIVNGALDDIVNLDYVESVPYGNLWNDRCIRIPHASHAPFWEVPASFNALLRNFLDDVHQR, encoded by the coding sequence ATGTCCAAACTTTCAAAAACCGAAGTAGTCACCTCTCATGGCGTCATTGCAGTAGAGAAGAACTCAGCACGCGGCCCGAACGTACTTTTTCTTCACGGCAATTCGACTTGTCGCGCTGTCTTTCAAAAACAATTCATGGACGACATTCTCGGATCATACCATCTCATTGCGCTTGACTTGCCGGGTCACGGAGAATCCGGCGATGCGGTGGATCCGGAACGGACCTATTCGCGGCCAGGATTGGCGGATGCGTGTCTGGAGGTCATGGCGGCGATGGCCGTCAGGAGCGCCGTTATTGTCGGTTGGTCACTCGGAGGTCATATAGCAATCGAGATGCTGTCCCGCTCGACAGGCATCGATGGCATCATGGTGACTGGTACCCCGCCCGTCGGGGACAACATCGCCGACGGTTTTCGCCGCAGGCCGCTCGGCGGACTTGCCGGCGAAGCAGAGCTCACATCGGAAGAGGCGGTCGAATTTGCACACGCCATCATGGGCCCTCATCTGGAGCCTTTCATCCCAAGGACAATCAGGCGAACGGACAAACATTTTCGGCCCTTGCTCGTAAGCGGAGCAATGAAAGGGCATGGCGCAAACCAGCGGGACGTGCTTTCGGCAACCAGCGTACCGACAGCAATCGTCAATGGCGCATTGGACGATATTGTCAACCTGGACTACGTCGAATCCGTCCCCTACGGAAATCTGTGGAACGACAGATGCATCCGGATCCCACACGCCTCGCACGCTCCCTTCTGGGAGGTTCCCGCCAGCTTTAACGCCTTGCTCAGAAACTTTCTCGATGATGTTCATCAACGATGA
- a CDS encoding response regulator transcription factor, whose protein sequence is MTHDLTDKALVHIVDDDESVRYTLCQLLRSVGLHARAYGSVTEFTSQPLPDKPGCLVLDVRLPGVSGLEFQGQLNDLGIFLPVIFMTGHGDIPMSVRAMKAGAVDFLPKPFRDQDMLDAISSAIGRDHDRRANTDQAADIYDRFTRLTPREQEVMMFATSGKMNKQTAGYLGISIVTVKIHRRAAMTKMEARTLPDLVRMADMVRPMLGIGYRQ, encoded by the coding sequence ATGACGCACGATCTGACCGACAAAGCCCTGGTTCACATTGTCGATGACGACGAATCTGTAAGATACACGCTCTGTCAACTTCTGCGATCGGTTGGTTTACACGCTCGCGCCTATGGGTCCGTCACTGAATTCACAAGTCAACCTTTGCCCGACAAACCGGGTTGCCTGGTGTTGGATGTTCGCTTACCCGGAGTGAGTGGCTTGGAATTCCAGGGACAACTCAATGATCTTGGCATCTTCCTCCCTGTCATCTTCATGACCGGCCACGGCGATATTCCGATGTCGGTACGCGCCATGAAAGCGGGAGCCGTCGACTTCCTGCCCAAGCCTTTTCGAGATCAGGACATGCTGGACGCCATAAGCTCGGCAATTGGCCGTGACCATGACCGACGCGCGAACACGGATCAGGCTGCGGATATCTATGATCGGTTCACGCGCCTTACGCCGCGCGAGCAGGAAGTGATGATGTTCGCAACGTCTGGAAAGATGAACAAGCAAACAGCTGGTTACCTGGGTATCAGCATAGTCACAGTCAAAATCCATCGCCGCGCTGCGATGACGAAGATGGAGGCTCGAACACTCCCGGATCTCGTCCGCATGGCCGACATGGTCAGGCCGATGCTCGGCATAGGCTACAGGCAATAA
- a CDS encoding response regulator, protein MVAVTLVGIVDDDRSLCSSLVRLVRSMGYEARGFESAEEFMRSSTLDECSCLITDVQMPGISGIELTKFMTVQRSTVPVIVVTAHAEAGLEDSALANGACYFLRKPIDGDLLAANLSKVITSQVACG, encoded by the coding sequence GTGGTAGCGGTAACGTTGGTCGGAATTGTTGACGACGATCGATCACTGTGCTCGTCACTCGTCCGTCTTGTTCGCTCGATGGGATACGAGGCTCGTGGCTTCGAATCCGCCGAGGAATTCATGAGATCCAGCACGCTCGACGAGTGCTCCTGTCTCATCACAGATGTCCAGATGCCTGGTATCAGCGGCATCGAGTTGACGAAATTCATGACTGTTCAACGCTCGACAGTGCCCGTCATCGTCGTTACTGCTCATGCGGAGGCTGGCCTGGAAGACAGCGCCCTTGCAAACGGGGCGTGCTATTTCCTGAGGAAGCCCATCGATGGCGACCTCTTGGCCGCCAACCTCTCGAAGGTGATAACCTCTCAGGTGGCCTGCGGTTGA